One segment of Paenibacillus rhizovicinus DNA contains the following:
- a CDS encoding DsbA family oxidoreductase codes for MKVEVWSDIACPFCYIGKRRFEAGLAKFAHKDEIEVVYRSFQLDPNAAKEPELDAYGLVAKKYGISREQSVEMHENLVKQAAELGLTYNFEHAYPANSLDAHRLIHFAGRYGKRTEAAEQLFKAYFTDSKHVGKIETLIAIAEAIGLDPKEAEAVLRGDEFTSEVQAECSEASQLGANGVPFYVINRKYAVAGAQPSEVFLDVLNKCWEEEKPLIMLDPSSTNSGTGQVCTDDGCGIGDPNA; via the coding sequence ATGAAAGTCGAAGTATGGTCCGACATTGCTTGCCCGTTCTGTTATATCGGCAAACGCAGGTTTGAAGCGGGGCTCGCGAAGTTCGCGCACAAGGATGAAATCGAAGTCGTGTATCGGAGCTTCCAATTGGATCCGAACGCGGCAAAGGAACCGGAACTGGACGCGTACGGCCTGGTCGCCAAGAAATACGGCATCAGCCGGGAGCAGTCCGTCGAGATGCACGAGAATCTCGTCAAGCAGGCAGCCGAGCTCGGATTGACGTACAACTTCGAGCATGCGTACCCGGCGAATTCGCTCGATGCGCATCGGCTCATTCATTTTGCGGGCCGTTACGGCAAGCGGACGGAAGCGGCCGAGCAGCTGTTCAAGGCGTATTTTACCGATTCGAAGCATGTGGGCAAGATCGAGACGCTGATCGCGATCGCGGAAGCAATCGGTCTGGATCCGAAAGAAGCGGAAGCGGTGCTGCGCGGCGATGAGTTCACGAGCGAAGTGCAGGCGGAATGCAGCGAAGCGTCGCAGCTCGGCGCGAACGGCGTGCCGTTCTATGTCATCAACCGCAAATACGCGGTAGCGGGAGCGCAGCCTAGCGAGGTATTCCTCGATGTGCTGAACAAGTGCTGGGAAGAAGAGAAGCCGCTGATCATGCTGGACCCTTCTTCGACGAACAGCGGTACGGGTCAAGTATGCACGGACGACGGCTGCGGAATCGGCGACCCGAACGCTTAA
- a CDS encoding DUF2304 domain-containing protein: MNQFVAILITVFFLGLIIYFTVTHKLKDRYAFLWLVTAVAGVLAAACIPLLNRFAVWLGIAYMPTFVFLVTIIFILALLVRQTISLSKQSDRIKTLTQEFAVMEKSLLELHQTVKGREAP; the protein is encoded by the coding sequence ATGAATCAGTTTGTCGCAATCCTCATTACGGTATTCTTCCTGGGGCTGATCATCTATTTCACGGTGACGCATAAGCTGAAGGACCGTTATGCTTTCCTCTGGCTCGTCACCGCCGTCGCCGGCGTCTTGGCGGCAGCCTGCATCCCTTTGCTCAACCGGTTCGCGGTATGGCTCGGGATCGCTTATATGCCGACGTTCGTGTTTCTCGTCACGATTATTTTCATACTCGCGCTGCTCGTGCGGCAGACGATCAGCCTGTCCAAGCAGTCCGATCGAATCAAAACGTTGACGCAGGAGTTTGCCGTCATGGAGAAGAGCCTCCTCGAGCTTCATCAAACGGTGAAAGGACGTGAGGCGCCGTGA
- a CDS encoding type I phosphomannose isomerase catalytic subunit, translating to MTQAYPLQFKPEMKERIWGGRALEQFGLELPEGAIGEGWMIGDHPNGTTKVMNGALAGLGLDEIREQYGREYFGTKGYAENGRFPLLIKLLDCNDDLSIQVHPTDTYDRLPKGELGKTEMWYILAAEPGAKIIYGLKDGVDRPALAAAIEEGRVMDCLQEVPVEAGDAFYIPAGTVHALCAGVVVAEIQQNSDTTYRVFDYNRPGLDGKLRELHVEDSLNVTAYEGAGASRMKTDGIGGNEWLVIAESPYFIVEKGLVRSPWKLSTTPESFVILVIAEGSGSLSWDGGKQDVKAGECFLLPASLGGYELDGSMTVLRSVTP from the coding sequence TTGACACAAGCATATCCATTGCAATTCAAACCCGAGATGAAAGAACGTATTTGGGGAGGCCGCGCGCTGGAGCAATTCGGCCTGGAGCTGCCGGAAGGCGCCATCGGCGAAGGCTGGATGATCGGCGATCACCCGAACGGCACGACCAAAGTGATGAACGGCGCGCTCGCGGGCCTCGGTCTCGATGAAATCCGCGAACAATACGGACGCGAATATTTTGGCACGAAAGGCTACGCGGAGAACGGCCGTTTCCCGCTTCTCATCAAGCTGCTCGATTGCAACGACGATCTGTCCATTCAAGTTCACCCGACGGATACCTATGACCGACTGCCGAAAGGCGAGCTGGGCAAAACCGAGATGTGGTACATATTGGCGGCTGAGCCCGGCGCAAAAATCATCTACGGCCTTAAAGACGGCGTCGACCGCCCAGCGCTTGCGGCAGCCATCGAAGAAGGCCGCGTCATGGACTGCCTGCAGGAAGTTCCCGTCGAAGCAGGCGATGCGTTCTACATCCCGGCCGGAACCGTCCACGCACTGTGCGCAGGCGTCGTCGTCGCCGAAATCCAGCAAAACTCCGATACGACCTACCGGGTGTTCGACTATAACCGTCCGGGTCTGGACGGCAAGCTCCGCGAGCTGCATGTCGAAGATTCGCTTAACGTGACTGCCTATGAAGGCGCTGGCGCAAGCCGCATGAAAACGGACGGCATCGGCGGCAACGAATGGCTCGTCATTGCGGAATCGCCGTATTTCATCGTTGAGAAAGGCCTCGTACGCTCACCGTGGAAGCTGTCCACGACGCCGGAATCGTTCGTCATTCTCGTCATTGCCGAAGGCAGCGGTTCGCTATCCTGGGATGGCGGCAAGCAAGACGTGAAAGCCGGCGAATGCTTCCTGCTTCCAGCCAGCCTCGGCGGCTACGAGCTGGATGGCAGCATGACCGTGCTTCGCAGCGTAACGCCTTAA
- a CDS encoding helix-turn-helix transcriptional regulator, which translates to MERGEGEILIAALEELQPTVNFASHAFIEAGTVFGPRINPDFQFFHLLSGRAAIVIGGDARTIGPGESALYGPDCPHSITILEEAVFIGIHFQFRHASPVPVHPAFNIHYCGEGTMAESRRYVYKLALGADEKLELPPFMTIAGIEPTLMRIVKEYMNEQPGYAMLLRSLMTELLLLMVRHRLAGRPKSAEQSKIEPALQAIHREPEKNWTVAELAALCGYHAIYFSSLFRKCTGDNPKQYLISQRIRKAKFYLLSGEKMEAIAERLGYTSVHYFSRNFKEETGLTPTEFKQQ; encoded by the coding sequence ATGGAGCGGGGAGAAGGCGAAATTCTCATCGCGGCGCTTGAGGAGCTGCAGCCGACGGTCAATTTTGCAAGCCATGCCTTCATTGAGGCCGGGACGGTGTTCGGACCTCGGATCAATCCGGATTTTCAGTTCTTCCATCTGCTATCCGGCCGGGCGGCGATCGTCATCGGCGGCGACGCCCGCACGATCGGTCCTGGAGAATCCGCGTTGTACGGCCCGGATTGTCCGCATTCCATTACCATTCTGGAAGAAGCCGTATTCATCGGCATCCATTTTCAGTTCCGCCATGCTTCTCCCGTGCCGGTTCATCCGGCTTTCAACATCCACTATTGCGGCGAAGGGACGATGGCCGAGAGCCGGAGATACGTCTACAAGCTTGCGCTGGGCGCGGACGAGAAGCTGGAGCTTCCGCCTTTCATGACGATCGCCGGCATCGAGCCTACGCTGATGCGGATCGTCAAAGAGTATATGAACGAACAGCCCGGCTACGCCATGCTTCTCCGTTCGCTCATGACGGAGCTCCTGCTGCTGATGGTCCGCCATCGTCTGGCCGGCAGGCCCAAGTCGGCGGAGCAGAGCAAGATCGAGCCCGCGCTGCAGGCCATCCACCGGGAACCGGAGAAGAACTGGACCGTGGCCGAGCTGGCGGCGCTATGCGGCTATCATGCGATCTACTTCTCGTCCCTGTTCCGGAAATGCACGGGCGACAATCCGAAGCAGTACCTGATTTCGCAGCGGATCCGCAAAGCCAAATTCTATCTGCTCAGCGGAGAGAAGATGGAGGCGATCGCGGAACGGCTCGGGTATACGAGCGTGCATTATTTCTCGCGCAACTTCAAGGAGGAGACGGGGCTGACGCCGACGGAGTTCAAGCAGCAATAA
- a CDS encoding EamA family transporter, whose amino-acid sequence MNLVQFLLILANTLMLVTGQFLWKYGLMQRDKPFESLRTILELMFSPYILGGLFIYGCATVLWLFIVSKVDLGLAYPIQSLAYIISIIGAYYLFDESLNGLKIAGCLLILAGVACIGLSAKYA is encoded by the coding sequence GTGAATCTCGTGCAATTCCTGCTCATTCTGGCGAACACGCTCATGCTCGTAACCGGGCAGTTTCTATGGAAATACGGACTCATGCAGCGGGACAAGCCGTTCGAATCGCTTCGGACCATTCTGGAGCTTATGTTCTCGCCCTACATACTCGGCGGCTTGTTCATTTACGGCTGCGCGACCGTCCTGTGGCTCTTCATCGTATCCAAGGTCGATCTCGGCCTTGCCTATCCGATTCAAAGCCTGGCGTATATCATCTCGATCATCGGTGCGTACTATCTGTTCGACGAATCGCTGAACGGCCTCAAGATTGCCGGGTGCCTGCTTATTCTGGCCGGCGTTGCCTGCATCGGGCTGTCCGCCAAATACGCTTGA
- a CDS encoding glycosyltransferase family 2 protein, which produces MQQKRNSDILVIIPAYNEEATLARTVHDLKRHTPYDFVVIDDGSKDRTPAIIREEGFPSLRHAVNLGIGGSMQSGYQYAQRGGYEYAIQLDADGQHRPEDIEKLVREISASGSDMVIGSRFVEKSSYRGSLSRRVGIFYFHQLIRMLTGIPVHDPTSGFRIVGRAAIAQFARNYPTDYPEVEVLVSLSKRGFKIKEISVEMRGRQGGTSSINWSKSIYYMLKVTLFSLIRKSFS; this is translated from the coding sequence ATGCAGCAAAAGCGCAACAGCGATATTCTGGTCATCATTCCGGCGTACAACGAAGAAGCGACGCTCGCCAGAACCGTACACGATTTGAAAAGGCATACGCCTTACGATTTCGTCGTCATTGACGACGGCTCCAAGGACCGAACGCCTGCAATTATCCGCGAGGAAGGCTTTCCTTCCCTCCGGCATGCCGTCAATCTCGGCATCGGCGGCTCCATGCAGAGCGGCTATCAATACGCGCAGCGCGGCGGCTACGAATACGCCATTCAATTGGATGCCGACGGCCAGCACCGGCCGGAAGACATCGAGAAGCTTGTCCGCGAAATCTCGGCGAGCGGCTCCGATATGGTCATCGGCTCGCGATTCGTCGAGAAGAGCAGCTATAGAGGCAGTCTGTCCCGCCGCGTCGGGATATTCTATTTTCACCAATTGATTCGGATGCTGACGGGCATTCCCGTCCATGACCCCACATCGGGCTTCCGGATCGTCGGACGCGCGGCCATCGCGCAGTTCGCCCGCAATTATCCGACGGACTATCCCGAGGTCGAAGTGCTGGTCAGCTTGTCCAAGCGAGGCTTCAAAATCAAGGAGATCAGCGTGGAAATGCGCGGCCGTCAAGGCGGAACGTCGTCCATCAACTGGTCCAAGTCGATCTATTACATGTTGAAAGTCACTTTATTCTCGCTAATCCGCAAGAGCTTCTCCTAG
- a CDS encoding stalk domain-containing protein yields the protein MNLKFGLKKKVLSSVLAAGLVLTPVSMFGASGSVSAASAVSAQTTAISVTIDGSKLALNPSPVSQKGTTLVPMRSIFQALHSSVTWEANTKTIFAVKSSTRISLQIGSKSAIINGKAIALTAAPQQMNGATMVPLRFIAEALGAEVEYNAAQRIIRITSSEAILKKKMDEAAKAQEALKPKLLTTEQNVQKNDGKVVMITTDKGLGSGVVIDTDEILTNYHVIADAEKATATLVNGKQVEIEGIVGYDEDYDLAVLKTKTPLNIEPVDVGLGVTKGEHVVAIGSPQGVQNTVSEGIISNVSTAYGDPYEYQISVPIDHGSSGGGLFNDYGELVGITSAGIDDTQADLNFAVSSMHIYLLMYDIEDKAPSKIGFLPSDMPDSLKDASLDRIREFMEDHYAEIQSSQGTTELKSFEVTRDADGWLVIKALIDPSFYMIYGHAASEDLRYWAIDAGSTLRKLLPDDNIQMTVYYEQTFSFEPRGFDADEVTKLEDGKWRVRFPVIDYQGKDHAIVRVNA from the coding sequence GTGAATTTGAAATTCGGACTAAAGAAGAAAGTGCTCTCATCCGTACTTGCAGCAGGCCTCGTCCTTACCCCGGTCTCCATGTTCGGCGCATCGGGCTCCGTATCGGCAGCATCGGCTGTCAGCGCGCAGACAACCGCGATCAGCGTAACCATCGACGGAAGCAAGCTGGCGCTCAACCCGTCCCCGGTCTCCCAGAAAGGGACGACGCTCGTGCCTATGCGCAGCATCTTCCAGGCGCTTCATTCCAGCGTGACGTGGGAAGCGAACACCAAGACGATTTTTGCCGTGAAAAGCTCGACGCGAATTTCGCTGCAAATCGGATCGAAGAGCGCCATCATAAACGGTAAAGCGATCGCGCTGACGGCAGCGCCTCAGCAGATGAATGGCGCGACGATGGTACCGCTTCGCTTCATAGCCGAAGCGCTGGGCGCCGAAGTAGAATACAACGCGGCGCAGCGTATCATCCGCATTACTTCTTCGGAAGCCATCTTGAAGAAGAAAATGGATGAAGCGGCGAAGGCGCAAGAAGCGCTGAAGCCCAAATTGCTGACGACGGAACAAAACGTACAGAAGAACGACGGCAAAGTCGTCATGATCACGACGGATAAAGGTTTAGGAAGCGGGGTCGTCATCGACACGGACGAAATCCTGACCAACTACCATGTCATCGCGGACGCGGAGAAAGCGACTGCGACGCTGGTGAACGGCAAGCAAGTGGAGATTGAAGGCATCGTCGGTTACGACGAAGATTACGATCTGGCCGTCTTGAAGACGAAGACGCCGCTGAATATCGAGCCTGTCGATGTCGGGCTTGGCGTCACCAAGGGCGAACACGTCGTAGCGATCGGCAGTCCGCAGGGCGTTCAGAACACGGTATCGGAAGGGATCATCAGCAACGTATCGACGGCATATGGCGATCCGTATGAATACCAAATCAGCGTGCCGATTGATCACGGCAGCTCGGGCGGCGGCTTATTCAACGATTACGGGGAATTAGTCGGTATTACCTCGGCCGGGATCGACGATACGCAAGCGGACTTGAATTTCGCCGTCAGCTCCATGCATATCTATCTGCTCATGTACGACATCGAGGATAAGGCTCCAAGCAAAATCGGCTTCTTGCCAAGCGATATGCCGGATTCGTTGAAAGACGCTTCCTTGGATAGGATTCGCGAGTTCATGGAAGACCATTATGCGGAAATCCAATCTTCGCAAGGAACGACGGAGCTCAAAAGCTTCGAGGTCACGCGCGATGCGGACGGCTGGCTCGTGATCAAGGCGCTGATCGATCCGTCGTTCTATATGATTTACGGGCATGCCGCAAGCGAAGACCTTCGCTACTGGGCGATCGATGCAGGTTCTACGCTGCGCAAGCTGCTGCCTGACGACAACATTCAGATGACGGTCTACTACGAGCAGACATTCAGCTTCGAGCCGAGAGGGTTCGATGCAGACGAGGTAACGAAGCTCGAAGACGGCAAATGGCGCGTCCGCTTCCCGGTCATCGACTACCAGGGCAAAGACCATGCGATTGTTCGCGTGAACGCGTAA
- a CDS encoding glycosyltransferase family 39 protein has protein sequence MFSLRTESSRMKKFLWIVIAAVFLVHLIVVLWLGDHFLLGSYELRNNDDVKYVYSAQVLLEQGTLVYNSGLQPTNFIMPAIPVLLSGFMSFLDRDAAVMGFRILQCLMQAASVYLIFILVRETLGRRVAVAAILLDALYVPNLFASGAILTESTFKLLFLLLICSFLYAVKRRTAGAYVFAGIMLGLACYVKPQCALIPVCLLIMWLIHRYSCAEIVKYTAIVGVSSMLLLTPWWIRNYVDFHEFIPFTKSTGNPMLLGALIERAAPPKGFFEQYPEYKGDSKNLFAGYDTEQKRTAKRLIAYGFKHQTLPYTYWFTVGKSIQLFENPFYSRPVPGLPRPAINVMQWIFVLIGFAGIVLALIRSGFKRIMPILLPFLYYWFIHLPFITFGRYGYPLMFILAIFAAYAVVAVLEERGVLRGREKAMGAVD, from the coding sequence TTGTTTTCTTTACGAACGGAATCCTCCCGCATGAAGAAGTTCCTTTGGATTGTTATTGCGGCTGTGTTTCTGGTCCATCTGATCGTCGTGCTGTGGCTGGGGGATCACTTCCTGCTTGGCTCTTACGAGCTGCGAAACAACGATGATGTCAAATACGTCTACTCCGCGCAGGTGCTGCTCGAACAGGGAACGCTCGTCTACAACAGCGGTCTGCAGCCGACGAATTTCATTATGCCGGCCATTCCCGTCCTATTAAGCGGATTTATGTCGTTTCTGGACCGCGATGCGGCGGTCATGGGATTCCGGATTCTGCAATGCCTCATGCAGGCCGCCTCGGTCTATCTGATCTTCATCCTGGTACGCGAGACGCTTGGCAGGCGGGTTGCCGTCGCTGCCATACTGCTCGACGCGCTGTATGTCCCGAACTTGTTCGCCTCCGGCGCGATTCTAACTGAATCGACGTTCAAACTGCTCTTTTTGTTGCTGATCTGCAGTTTTCTCTATGCGGTGAAACGCCGTACGGCAGGCGCGTACGTGTTTGCGGGCATCATGCTTGGACTAGCCTGCTACGTGAAGCCGCAGTGCGCGCTCATTCCCGTCTGCCTGCTGATCATGTGGCTTATTCATCGGTACAGCTGTGCTGAAATCGTCAAATATACGGCTATCGTCGGCGTCAGCAGCATGCTGCTGCTCACCCCATGGTGGATTCGCAATTACGTGGATTTCCATGAATTTATTCCGTTTACGAAGTCGACGGGCAATCCGATGCTGCTCGGAGCATTGATCGAACGCGCAGCGCCGCCGAAAGGCTTCTTCGAGCAATATCCGGAATACAAAGGCGACAGCAAGAACCTGTTCGCGGGCTACGACACGGAGCAGAAGCGGACGGCGAAGCGCCTCATAGCCTACGGCTTCAAGCATCAGACGCTGCCGTATACGTACTGGTTTACGGTCGGCAAATCCATTCAGCTATTCGAAAATCCGTTCTACTCCCGTCCGGTTCCGGGGCTGCCGCGGCCGGCGATCAACGTGATGCAATGGATCTTCGTGCTTATCGGCTTCGCCGGCATCGTGTTAGCGCTCATCCGGAGCGGGTTCAAACGAATCATGCCGATTCTGCTGCCGTTTCTCTATTATTGGTTCATTCATCTACCATTTATTACCTTCGGACGCTATGGTTATCCGCTCATGTTCATATTGGCGATCTTTGCCGCTTATGCGGTTGTCGCTGTTCTGGAGGAGCGCGGCGTGCTGAGAGGCCGCGAGAAGGCGATGGGGGCTGTCGATTAA
- a CDS encoding DUF1349 domain-containing protein has product MIVQTNLFGNEAAKREFHWANEPEQWSYTEEGGLFVAAPAKADYYQDPAGKHIVSSAPFLRRQAGDSFELTTRLSAAMADKYDSGCLMVLGDDRNWAKLCFEHNGRYATIVSVVTQNGVSDDCNSMRVDVEKPYLRIARAGHCFTLSYSADGEEWEQVRYFGMQLPAFCQVGVVAQSPQGSGCAVTFDFLTLTEPERG; this is encoded by the coding sequence ATGATTGTGCAGACGAATCTATTCGGCAACGAGGCAGCCAAACGCGAGTTCCATTGGGCGAACGAACCTGAGCAATGGTCATATACGGAAGAAGGCGGACTCTTCGTCGCGGCTCCGGCCAAGGCAGACTATTACCAGGATCCGGCCGGCAAGCATATCGTCAGCTCGGCTCCTTTCCTGCGGCGGCAGGCAGGCGACTCGTTCGAGCTGACGACCAGGCTCAGCGCTGCGATGGCGGACAAGTACGATTCCGGCTGCCTCATGGTGCTGGGCGACGACCGGAATTGGGCGAAGCTGTGCTTCGAGCACAACGGCCGCTATGCGACGATCGTCTCCGTCGTTACGCAGAACGGCGTTTCCGACGACTGCAACTCCATGCGCGTCGACGTGGAGAAGCCCTATCTGCGCATCGCTAGAGCGGGGCATTGCTTCACGTTGTCCTACTCCGCAGACGGTGAAGAATGGGAGCAGGTCCGTTACTTCGGCATGCAGCTTCCCGCCTTCTGTCAGGTGGGCGTCGTCGCGCAGTCGCCGCAAGGGTCGGGATGCGCGGTCACGTTTGACTTCCTGACGCTGACGGAGCCCGAACGCGGTTAG
- the mgrA gene encoding L-glyceraldehyde 3-phosphate reductase: MVYAANQERYASMTYNRVGKSGLKLPAISLGLWHNFGGVDTYENGRAMLRRAFDLGITHFDLANNYGPPAGSAEEMFGRMMATDLQPYRDELVISSKAGYYMWPGPYGEWGSRKYLISSLDQSLKRMNLDYVDIFYSHRFDPETPLEETMGALDSIVRSGKALYVGISSYSAEQTAEAIAIMNKLGTRLLIHQPSYSMLDRWIENGLQDVLQENGVGSIAFCPLAQGLLTNKYLGGSIPGDSRAASTTGALQEGQVTPQVVAKLQKLNAIAQERGQSLAQMSLAWVLRGGRVTSALIGASRVSQIEDNVAALNNLSFTDEELAGIEAVLRG; this comes from the coding sequence GTGGTATACGCAGCAAATCAAGAACGATACGCATCGATGACTTACAATCGCGTTGGCAAATCGGGACTGAAGCTTCCCGCGATTTCCCTTGGACTTTGGCATAACTTCGGCGGCGTGGATACGTACGAGAACGGTCGTGCCATGCTTCGCAGAGCTTTCGATCTCGGCATCACGCATTTCGACCTGGCGAACAACTACGGCCCTCCGGCCGGATCCGCGGAAGAGATGTTCGGCCGCATGATGGCGACGGACCTGCAGCCGTACCGCGACGAGCTGGTCATTTCGTCCAAGGCCGGTTATTATATGTGGCCGGGACCTTACGGCGAGTGGGGCTCCCGCAAATATTTGATCTCGAGCCTCGACCAAAGCTTGAAGCGGATGAACCTCGACTACGTCGATATTTTCTACTCCCACCGCTTCGATCCGGAAACGCCGCTTGAAGAAACGATGGGCGCGCTCGACTCTATCGTTCGCTCCGGCAAGGCGCTCTATGTCGGGATCTCCAGCTACAGCGCGGAGCAAACGGCCGAAGCCATTGCCATCATGAACAAGCTGGGCACGCGGCTTCTGATTCACCAGCCGAGCTACAGCATGCTCGACCGCTGGATCGAGAACGGCTTGCAAGACGTGCTGCAGGAGAACGGCGTCGGCAGCATCGCCTTCTGTCCGCTTGCGCAAGGCCTGCTGACGAACAAGTACTTGGGCGGCAGCATTCCCGGCGATTCCCGCGCGGCAAGCACGACGGGCGCGCTGCAGGAAGGCCAGGTAACGCCGCAAGTCGTGGCGAAGCTGCAGAAGCTGAACGCGATCGCGCAAGAACGCGGCCAATCGCTGGCGCAAATGTCGCTCGCGTGGGTGCTGCGCGGCGGACGCGTGACATCGGCGCTGATCGGCGCAAGCCGCGTCAGCCAGATCGAAGACAACGTGGCGGCGCTGAACAATCTCTCGTTCACGGACGAAGAGCTGGCCGGCATCGAGGCCGTACTGCGCGGCTAA
- a CDS encoding B12-binding domain-containing radical SAM protein, producing the protein MKVVLATLNAKYIHTSLALRCLKAYSEKDFDIDIAEYTIKDPAMNIVADLFAHEPDVVGFSCYIWNIEETITVIDMLRKIKPQLRIVLGGPEVSYDSAHWLERLPQVDYIVVGEGEETFHHLLTELSGSRKLHMVFGLAYRKEHADGRIETIVNPPRPKLDLATLPSPHRFPEDVSRLASRVVYFETSRGCPFSCQFCLSSIEVGVRYFDMERTKSDILYLIDSGAKLIKFVDRTFNIKRDYALEIFRFLIENHRGCVFQFEITADIMRPEVLDYLAENAPPGIFRFEIGVQSTNDLTNEAVQRRQNFTKLSRTVMKVKESGKIDQHLDLIAGLPHENYDSFRTTFNDVFALRPEELQLGFLKMLRGTGMRIDAEKHGYIYMDRAPYEILGNDILPFSDIVRIKRVEDVLEKYWNAHRMDHALLYLIGRAFPSAFDFFQFFGDFWEGRGWQKIGHQLEDLFARLWAFLSEDYANRAESAELDWSLDVTLGLMKLDYFLGHNYKPRKVWWDFSMEKADWSGWMRRLAERPADVSESFAALGLNEKELQKHAVIERLPFDLRRYLAEGTVSADEETLLIVIYSGGGKGEQRAAEFFTLPLQPVIQA; encoded by the coding sequence ATGAAAGTCGTACTGGCGACCTTGAACGCCAAATATATACACACCTCGCTGGCGCTTCGTTGCCTGAAGGCCTACAGCGAGAAGGATTTCGATATCGATATCGCCGAATACACGATCAAGGACCCCGCGATGAACATCGTCGCGGACTTGTTCGCGCATGAACCCGATGTCGTGGGCTTCTCCTGCTATATTTGGAACATCGAAGAGACGATCACCGTCATCGACATGCTCCGCAAAATCAAACCGCAGCTGCGCATCGTGCTGGGCGGTCCCGAGGTCAGCTACGATTCGGCGCACTGGCTGGAGCGGCTGCCGCAGGTCGATTATATCGTTGTCGGCGAAGGGGAAGAGACATTCCACCATTTGCTGACGGAGCTGTCCGGCTCCCGCAAGCTCCATATGGTGTTCGGGCTTGCGTATCGCAAGGAGCACGCGGACGGACGGATCGAGACGATCGTCAACCCGCCGCGTCCGAAGCTCGATCTGGCGACGCTGCCTTCGCCGCATCGCTTCCCGGAGGACGTATCCAGGCTCGCCAGCCGCGTCGTATACTTCGAAACGAGCCGGGGCTGTCCGTTCAGCTGCCAATTCTGCCTATCGAGCATCGAGGTCGGCGTGCGGTATTTCGATATGGAACGGACGAAGTCGGACATCTTGTACTTGATCGACTCCGGCGCGAAGCTCATTAAATTCGTAGACCGGACGTTCAATATCAAGCGCGACTATGCGCTCGAGATCTTCCGCTTCCTGATCGAGAACCACCGGGGCTGCGTGTTCCAGTTCGAAATCACGGCGGATATCATGCGTCCGGAAGTGCTCGATTATTTGGCGGAGAACGCGCCGCCGGGCATCTTCCGTTTCGAGATCGGCGTGCAATCCACGAACGACCTGACGAACGAAGCGGTGCAGCGCCGCCAAAACTTCACGAAGCTGTCGCGTACGGTCATGAAGGTGAAGGAAAGCGGCAAAATCGATCAGCATCTCGATTTGATCGCGGGCTTGCCGCACGAGAATTACGATTCCTTCCGCACGACGTTCAACGACGTGTTCGCGCTGCGGCCGGAAGAGCTGCAGCTCGGCTTCCTGAAGATGCTCCGCGGTACCGGCATGCGGATCGACGCGGAGAAGCACGGCTACATCTACATGGACCGCGCGCCTTACGAGATCCTCGGCAACGATATCCTGCCGTTCTCGGACATCGTGCGCATCAAGCGCGTCGAGGACGTGCTGGAGAAATATTGGAACGCGCATCGGATGGACCATGCGCTGCTGTACTTGATCGGGCGGGCGTTTCCGTCGGCATTCGACTTCTTCCAGTTCTTCGGCGACTTCTGGGAAGGCCGCGGCTGGCAGAAGATCGGCCATCAGCTGGAGGATCTGTTCGCGCGTCTATGGGCGTTTCTCTCGGAAGACTACGCGAACCGCGCCGAATCGGCGGAGCTGGACTGGTCGCTTGACGTCACGCTCGGCCTGATGAAGCTCGACTACTTCCTCGGCCATAACTACAAGCCGCGTAAAGTATGGTGGGATTTCAGCATGGAGAAAGCCGATTGGAGCGGCTGGATGAGACGGCTGGCGGAACGGCCTGCCGACGTATCGGAGTCGTTCGCCGCGCTCGGCTTGAACGAGAAGGAGCTGCAGAAGCATGCCGTCATCGAGCGGCTGCCGTTCGATCTGCGTCGGTATCTGGCGGAAGGCACGGTGTCGGCGGACGAAGAAACGCTGCTCATCGTCATCTACAGCGGCGGCGGCAAGGGCGAACAGCGTGCCGCGGAATTCTTCACGCTGCCGCTGCAGCCCGTAATTCAAGCTTGA